One Silene latifolia isolate original U9 population chromosome 4, ASM4854445v1, whole genome shotgun sequence DNA segment encodes these proteins:
- the LOC141653845 gene encoding uncharacterized protein LOC141653845: MTTSTPRHRKRPKSHSQNPNFSNSNYNSPKSSSTLTSLLSQIEPSPNFLPSKSDVFKLVIVIVIATAVAAFCHFLDAALSRPVLPFCDSDVADFDPFVSDSCEPCPSNARCYNGQFDCIQGYRKYGKLCIEDGVIYETAKKLSEWTKDRMCKEHANYICDGTGAIWVSIDDLKNLLDDYGLAQGFAVDDAKYMYTKERAMEDINGLMDTRTTDDGFEEFKCPDALAESYKSVACLARTWIADNFLALTSFCAVLAVCSLVLVRFRRRWYLTKRAEHLYHQVCDILEDNALTCKRENGKEPWLVASRLRDHLLSTGERRDPLLWKMVEELVESDSRLDCYPKLVKGESKVVWEWQVEGSLSSSRRKKVVPSYPVSGTSAMNFSDKKQHSVEIALDYNEVRQM; this comes from the exons ATGACAACCTCTACACCAAGGCACAGAAAACGCCCAAAATCAcactctcaaaaccctaatttttccaaTTCAAATTACAATTCCCCAAAATCTTCTTCAACTCTCACTTCATTACTCTCACAAATTGAACCTTCCCCAAATTTTCTCCCTTCTAAATCCGACGTTTTCAAGCTCGTAATTGTCATCGTCATCGCCACCGCTGTCGCCGCTTTCTGCCACTTCCTCGACGCCGCTCTCAGCCGCCCAGTATTACCTTTTTGTGATTCCGACGTTGCTGACTTTGATCCTTTTGTTTCCG ATTCATGTGAACCTTGTCCGAGTAATGCAAGGTGTTACAATGGCCAATTTGATTGTATTCAAGGATATAGGAAGTATGGAAAGCTATGCATCGAAGATGGAGTTATCTATGAAACAGCTAAGAAACTT TCAGAATGGACAAAAGATCGTATGTGTAAGGAGCATGCAAATTATATATGCGATGGAACTGGAGCAATTTGG GTCTCTATAGATGATCTGAAGAATTTGCTTGACGATTACGGACTGGCTCAGGGTTTTGCTGTGGATGATGCGAAATACATGTACACGAAGGAAAGAGCAATGGAAGACATTAATGGATTAATGGATACAAGAACAACTGATGATGG GTTCGAAGAGTTTAAATGTCCTGATGCTTTAGCTGAAAGTTACAAATCAGTGGCCTGCCTAGCTCGAACATGGATAGCTGATAATTTTCTAGCTCTTACTTCTTTTTGTGCAGTG CTTGCTGTATGCAGTTTGGTCCTCGTGAGATTCCGTAGAAGATGGTATTTGACAAAAAGAGCAGAGCATCTCTATCACCAG GTCTGTGACATACTTGAGGACAACGCTTTGACATGTAAAAGAGAGAATGGCAAAGAACCCTGGTTAGTTGCTTCCAGGCTTCGAGATCATCTTCTCTCTACCGGGGAGAGAAGGGATCCTCTTCTGTGGAAGATG GTGGAAGAATTAGTAGAATCAGATTCTCGTCTGGACTGTTACCCAAAGCTTGTGAAAGGTGAATCAAAGGTGGTGTGGGAATGGCAAG TGGAAGGTTCATTGAGTTCTTCAAGGAGGAAAAAGGTGGTGCCCAGTTATCCCGTCTCCGGTACATCAGCGATGAATTTTTCTGATAAGAAACAGCACTCAGTGGAAATAG CTCTGGATTATAACGAAGTAAGGCAAATGTAA